In Necator americanus strain Aroian chromosome IV, whole genome shotgun sequence, the following proteins share a genomic window:
- a CDS encoding hypothetical protein (NECATOR_CHRIV.G17087.T2), translating into MRAHRCDGSSSIERSTRSSSEEIRSLCGSLTDVFSRSFFEAAAKVQTFPKSKVVFETNNEVQELYTMGSMASFDKQSHRGTTNPWRKYGALRKLHEIGGIAPPGNTKGDRKNKDGFVTIKKGSRPPPPPRCAEVTLNKDKRNPGLLGRIHLPRNVPAEQLSQAIAWEIKGMVETNPGELEQIQAIHASLVENVDAHEGGWQSNSDERRVEKFLQ; encoded by the exons ATGCG AGCTCATCGGTGCGATGGGAGCAGTTCCATTGAAAGAAGCACTCGATCCTCGTCCGAAGAAATTCGTTCATTATGCGGATCA CTAACAGATGTCTTCTCTCG ATCCTTCTTCGAGGCAGCAGCAAAAGTCCAGACATTTCCGAAAAGTAAGGTAGTATTCGAGACAAACAACGAAGTCCAAGAG CTCTATACAATGGGTAGCATGGCGTCCTTCGACAAGCAGTCACACAGAGGAACCACGAATCCATGGAGGAA ATATGGTGCTCTGAGGAAACTCCACGAAATTGGTGGTATTGCTCCTCCAGGAAACACTAAGGGGGATCGTAAGAACAAAGATGGATTCGTTACTATAAAG AAGGGATCGCGACCGCCGCCACCTCCTCGGTGCGCTGAAGTGACGCTAAATAAGGACAAACGAAATCCAGGCCTCCTTGGGCG GATTCACCTTCCACGCAATGTCCCTGCAGAGCAACTGTCGCAGGCAATCGCTTGGGAGATCAAG GGGATGGTAGAAACAAATCCAGGTGAATTAGAGCAGATACAAGCTATTCATGCCAGCCTCG TCGAAAATGTCGATGCGCACGAAGGAGGTTGGCAGAGCAACAGTGACGAAAGAAGGGTTGAGAAGTTTTTGCAGTAA
- a CDS encoding hypothetical protein (NECATOR_CHRIV.G17088.T1) produces MMVARVKADDREVRSEPPTCVSINEESGSDNEEPDEEPQTVKKFVASRRSHDEAPTQKPRYTRDDKFSRTVSAQSLPVSDRLEELSQMTVYDRTLHMLAVDPIYQKEVALGKRIGFYRLGKELGAGNFSKVKLGIHVLTKEKVAIKIMDRTKMDTKAQRLLEREIKSMERMHHPNIIRLFECVETLTRTHLVLEYAGGGELYAYVHERGKLTDAEAKPLFAQVVAAVSHMHKKNLVHRDIKAENIMFAAPGVVKLVDFGFSCMVPSAVEQLTTFCGSPPYAAPELFRDQSYNGAMVDIWALGVLLHFMLIGITPFRGESVPELKSAILQGSFTLPMYLEHSSRMLIESMLSMEPYKRPKIEDIKKSIWLRGCRFQPTYLNLLSVQEKMEDQKNEISKKVWAIMNSYGITEQMLEDAQDRGPKNAMIGTYRIVQFQVQNAAKETHSESSLAMESTPKGRNPQNRHLKNKSKTCALL; encoded by the exons ATGATGGTAGCCCGGGTTAAAGCAGACGACAGAGAAGTGCGAAGTGAGCCACCCACATGTGTGTCCATCAAC GAGGAAAGTGGATCGGACAACGAAGAGCCCGATGAGGAGCCACaaactgtgaaaaaatttGTCGCTAGTAGAAGAAGCCATGACGAAGCGCCCACGCAAAAGCCCCGCTAC ACTCGTGACGACAAATTTTCCCGAACAGTCTCAGCGCAATCACTTCCTGTCAGTGATCGTCTGGAGGAGTTATCACAAATGACTGTGTACGACAGGACGTTACATATGCTAGCAGTTGATCCAATTTATCAAAAAGAA GTGGCTCTTGGAAAACGTATTGGATTTTATCGACTTGGCAAAGAGCTTGGAGCtgggaatttttccaaagttaAACTAGGAATACATGTTCTCACAAaag AGAAGGTTGCTATAAAAATCATGGATCGGACGAAAATGGACACAAAAGCTCAGCGATTATTGGAAAGGGAGATCAAATCTATGGAGCGGATGCATCACCCTAATATCATAAGATTGTTTGAG TGTGTGGAAACGCTTACCAGAACTCACCTAGTCTTAGAGTACGCTGGTGGAGGCGAGCTGTACGCTTATGTCCATGAAAGAGGTAAACTGACCGATGCAGAAGCGAAACCCCTGTTCGCACAAGTTGTTGCAGCTGTTTCACATATG CACAAGAAGAACCTCGTTCATCGAGATATCAAAGCCGAGAACATCATGTTCGCAGCCCCTGGAGTCGTGAAACTAGTGGACTTTGGTTTCTCCTGCATGGTTCCATCTGCAGTCGAACAGCTAACAACCTTTTGTGGCAGCCCCCCATATGCAGCACCCGAGCTGTTCCG CGATCAAAGCTACAATGGAGCAATGGTTGATATCTGGGCACTAGGTGTGCTGCTTCATTTTATGCTGATTGGAATCACACCGTTTCGAGGGGAGTCCGTGCCTGAACTTAAGagt GCTATTCTGCAAGGTTCATTCACTCTGCCTATGTACCTGGAGCACTCATCCAGAATGTTGATCGAAAGCATGCTGTCAATGGAGCCATATAAGAGACCAAAGATTGAGGACATCAAG AAATCCATCTGGCTGAGAGGTTGCAGATTCCAACCTACATACCTCAATCTGTTAagtgtacaagaaaaaatggaagatcAGAAGAATGAGATTTCGAAGAAG GTTTGGGCCATAATGAATAGCTACGGTATTACGGAGCAAATGCTGGAAGATGCACAAGATCGAGGGCCAAAGAATGCAATGATAGGCACCTACCGGATAGTGCAGTTTCAAGTGCAGAATGCTGCCAAGGAGACG CACTCTGAATCCTCGCTAGCCATGGAATCCACACCAAAAGGAAGAAACCCGCAGAACAGGCACCTGAAAAACAAGAGCAAAACGTGTGCCCTCTTGTAA